The genomic DNA ATTTTGGAGCACCTCATGAAACAGCAATTGCAAATCATTACGATTTACCTGTATTTATCACGAATTATCCAACAAAAATCAAACCATTTTATATGCAACCAAATCCTGAAAATGAAGATACCGTTTTATGTGCAGATTTAATTGCACCTGAAGGTTATGGTGAAATTATTGGTGGTTCAGAGCGTATTAATGATTTAGAATTATTAGAACAACGTATTGACGAACATCAATTAGATACAGAAAGCTATAGCTACTATTTAGATTTACGTCGTTATGGAAGCGTTCCACATAGTGGATTTGGATTGGGATTAGAAAGAACGGTAGCATGGATTTCAGGCGTTGAACACGTAAGAGAAACTGCACCATTCCCACGTTTATTAAATCGTTTATATCCATAATATCTGCAATAGAAATATATATAATGTCGTCCAGTCGGTTCTTTTGGCTGGACGCTTTTTAAAACTTTAATTAAGGAGGTATACCACTTGGATAAATTTCAACTTAAAACACGCCCGGTCGTTATAAGACGTGAACTGTTTGATCATTATAATGATTTAGGACTGTCCGAGAAAGATTTAGTCATTTTAATTAAATTGATATACGCCTCTGAAACATCGAATAAACAACCATCCATAGACTACTTAAGTAAAGGTTCAGAGATGGAACCTCGAGAGATTACTTCCATTATTCAAAATTTAATCCAGAGAGATTTATTAGAACTTCAAGTTAAAAAGGATGAAGAAGGTAAATTTACTGAATATATGAATTTAGATAGTTTTTATGACAAACTGAGTATGATGCTAACTCAAGAGCAATCTGAAAATAAAAAAACGCAATCACAACTCAACTTTAAAGATTTATTCCAATATATTGAACAACTATTTGCTCGACCTTTATCACCATATGAAATAGAAACATTAAACCAATGGATTGATGTTGATCAACATGATTTCTCACTCATAAGAGCTGCCTTAGACGAGGCGTATAGTCATGATAAATTAAGTTTTAAATACGTTGATCGTATATTATTAAATTGGAAAAAGAATAATGTGACTACAACTGAAGAATCTAAAAAAATTAGAGAAAAATTTAATAAACCAACAATGACGCATACTGTTAAACACGTCCCTAAATTTGATTGGTTAAATGGAGAGACTTTAGATGATAAGTAAGAAAAAAGCACTTGAAATGATAGACGTTATTGCAAATATGTTTCCAGATGCCGAATGCGAGTTAAAACACGATAATGCTTTTGAACTTACTATTGCTGTATTGTTATCTGCTCAATGTACAGATAATTTAGTAAATAAAGTTACACGTTCACTTTTCAAAAAATATAAAACACCCCAAGACTATTTAAATGTTGATATCGAAGAATTACAAGAGGATATTCGTTCCATTGGCTTGTATCGTAATAAAGCTAAAAATATACAAAAGTTATGTTGCTCATTATTAGATAAATTTGACGGACAAATACCAAGCACTCATAAAGAATTAGAAAGTTTAGCTGGCGTAGGGCGCAAAACAGCTAATGTAGTAATGAGTGTCGCCTTTGATGAGCCATCTTTAGCTGTAGATACTCATGTTGAACGTGTTTCAAAAAGATTGGGTATTAATAGATGGAAAGATAATGTTACTCAAGTGGAAGATAGATTGTGTGATATTATTCCTAAAAAAAGATGGAGTAAAAGTCATCACCAACTTATCTTTTTCGGTCGCTATCATTGTATAGCCAGAAAACCAAAATGTGATATATGTCCGTTGCTTGATGATTGTAGAGAAGGGCAAAAGCGTATGAAATCTCAATTAAAGGAAGCTTGATAACATGATAACTAAACAAGATTTCTTGGTTATTGAAGAACAACTTGATAACTTTTCTAAAAATAGAGCATTAAAATCTCCTGAAGCTAAACCGCTCATTGACCAATACTTTGATCTTATCATTCAATTTTTTAAGCAAATAAATGATATTGATATAATAAATTTTAATAATCTTGAAAATTATCCAGTGGTTCCAATGAATTTTGAAGAACGATATAATTATATGATTGCAAGAAAATATCATTTTATGGGTTATAGTCAGATGAAAACTTTAAAAACAGAATTAATTAAAATGAATGCATCTTATCAAATTAGAAAAAATCGTCGCAATAAATAATTAAAAGCTTTTTACATTCAACTATTTATAGGAATATATCTTGTCCAAAATATGAGTGTAAAAAGCTTTTTCTCAATAAAAAGGGAGCTTAGGCATGTGCCTAAGCTCCTTATTAACTTATGATGCTTTATCAAAGTTAAAGATACTATTTAAATGGAATAGACTTGATAATTTACTACCCACTGAGTTAGCGCCTTGTGTCGCTGTTGAACCAGTAGTATTACCATTTGAAGTAGTTGAGTTATTAGTAGTTGTACTATTACTAGAATTACTACTATTGCTTGAGCTATCAGAGCTATTTGATGAGCTTGAATTACTTGAGCTACTTGAACTACTATCACTTGAACCACTGCTACCATATACTTTTCGGTTAGTAGTATTATTATCAGGATGTCCACTAACTGATAAATCATCAGCACTAGAACCGTTAACAGAGTCTGGTTTTTTGAAGTCACCATCATTACTTGAAGAAATATCTGACATAACATCTTCATATAAATATTGAGGATATTCTTGTTCAGAGTGACCTAAGAATGAGTTAGTTCCACCTTCTTTAATTTCACTGAAGCCCATCCATATAGACATTGTATATTTAGGAGTGAAACCATTAATCCATACGTCTTTCGCAGCATTATCAGGTAGGTTATATTGTTGGTTAACTTCAGTACCATAAGTACTTGTACCAGTTTTAGCACCCATTGTAACGCCTGATACGCCATGTCCATAAGCTGAACCGTATGCTTTGAATGTACCAGTTAACATTTCAGCTAACATGTAAGCAGTATAATCTTTCATTGCTTTATGACTTGTGTGATCAAATTCAATTGTATCGTCATCAGCTGTGACTACTTTTTGAATTGAGTGTGCATTGTTATAAGTACCACCATTAGCAATTGTAGCAAACGCTGAAGCTAATTGAGTAGGTGAGAACTCAGATGCACCGCCACCAAGTACATCAGAAGGACCTAAATCACTTTGGTAATCCAATCCAACTTTAGAGGCAAAGTTTTTAACTGCATTTTTACCTGCATCTGAATTAACTTGTTGCCAAGTTTTTAATGCCGGAATGTTAAAACTTTGTCTTAATGCATCATATGCAGATACTGTACCATGACCACTACCGTCATAGTTTTGGAAAGTACCGCCATCGATTGAATAACTTGATTCATCTTGAAGTGCATGGTTCGTTGCCCATTGCATATTTTCAATAGCTGGACCATACGCTAAGAATGGTTTTAATGATGAACCAGTTAAGTGCGCATCTGTTGCTGCATTGTTATCAACAACATCTTTATAGTTACGGCCACCAGAAATTGCAACTAGGCCACCTGTTTTACTATCAAGAATAGTTGAACCAACTCGTTGGTCATCATTTTTGTAGTAATTACCATTATCAATGCGATCTTGTAAAGTCTTCTGAACATTTTTGTCCATGTTAGTGTAAATTTTGATTCCGCTTTGTAAAACATCGCTCATGTTTTTATTCTTGAAGTGTTTGTTGTTCATTAATTCAGACTTAACGAAGTTTACATAAGAATCATACTCTGAATCAGAATTATCTGTACCAATTTGACGTTCTTTAGTTGAACGTTTAACTAGGTTAGCTTCTAGATTAATTTTCTTAGCTGCTTTGTATTCTTTATCAGAAATTCTATGGTGATAGTGCATTAAATATAATACCGTATCTTTACGACTTTCAGCTTGTTTAGGATTATCGTAGATATTATAAAGGTTAGGAACCTGAGGTAAACCTGCTAAGTATGCTTCTTCAGCTAAATTTAAATCTTTTAAATCTTTGTTGAAGTAGTATTTAGCAGCAGCTTTAACACCGTAAACACCATCAGAATAATAAATTTTATTCAAATACATTTGGAAGATTTCATCTTTACTGTATTCTTGTTCTAGACGGTATGAAAGGTAAGCTTCTTGAGCTTTACGGCCAATTGATTTTTGTTCAGTTAAGAATGCACGTTTAACTACTTGTTGAGTTAAAGTAGAAGCACCTTGTGCACCAAATCCGCCAGTCAAGTTTTTACCAACTGCTCCAAATAGACGTTTATAGTCTATTGCACCATGTTCATAGAATCGGTTATCTTCAGTTGCTAAAACGGCATATTTCATATTTTTTGGAACATCTTTTAATTCAACATGTTCTCTTCTTGCGCCGTTATCTAATTTTTTGACCAAGTCCCCGTTTTTATCATAAATTTCAGCAGGTTTTGGATCTTGCAATTTAGATTCGTTAAATGCTGGTGCTTTCCAAGCATAATACGCAAATAATAAAATGCCGAGTAGAACTAAAACGATAAAGGCAATAATTAAAAAGCCTATAATCTTGATAATCGTTCTTTTTACACTCTTATTCTTTTTTGATTTGGACTTCCCATTTTGATCTTTTTTAGACTGAGAAGGTCCTTTATTTTCCGTCATACGCGGTCCTCACTTTCATCTAATATCAACTTATCAACTGCTTTGAGGTAATCTAATCTTGGTTGATACTGATAAGGAATATAGTAACTATTTTTTCTAATTTCTTCAACCGTTATTGATTTTTTTATTTCATTTTTATATCTATCCCAGTAAAATTGAAATTTTGAAAAAGGCAATAGATATACTTCATCAAGTATTTTAAATCTTATGATTAAGAAGACAATTCCTTTTTGAAGAAACGTATCTTTCATATGTTTTACTTGATGATCATGAATGTTATTCAAAGGAAATGATGTTTTATTTT from Staphylococcus taiwanensis includes the following:
- a CDS encoding DnaD domain-containing protein, translating into MDKFQLKTRPVVIRRELFDHYNDLGLSEKDLVILIKLIYASETSNKQPSIDYLSKGSEMEPREITSIIQNLIQRDLLELQVKKDEEGKFTEYMNLDSFYDKLSMMLTQEQSENKKTQSQLNFKDLFQYIEQLFARPLSPYEIETLNQWIDVDQHDFSLIRAALDEAYSHDKLSFKYVDRILLNWKKNNVTTTEESKKIREKFNKPTMTHTVKHVPKFDWLNGETLDDK
- the nth gene encoding endonuclease III — protein: MISKKKALEMIDVIANMFPDAECELKHDNAFELTIAVLLSAQCTDNLVNKVTRSLFKKYKTPQDYLNVDIEELQEDIRSIGLYRNKAKNIQKLCCSLLDKFDGQIPSTHKELESLAGVGRKTANVVMSVAFDEPSLAVDTHVERVSKRLGINRWKDNVTQVEDRLCDIIPKKRWSKSHHQLIFFGRYHCIARKPKCDICPLLDDCREGQKRMKSQLKEA
- a CDS encoding penicillin-binding protein, which codes for MTENKGPSQSKKDQNGKSKSKKNKSVKRTIIKIIGFLIIAFIVLVLLGILLFAYYAWKAPAFNESKLQDPKPAEIYDKNGDLVKKLDNGARREHVELKDVPKNMKYAVLATEDNRFYEHGAIDYKRLFGAVGKNLTGGFGAQGASTLTQQVVKRAFLTEQKSIGRKAQEAYLSYRLEQEYSKDEIFQMYLNKIYYSDGVYGVKAAAKYYFNKDLKDLNLAEEAYLAGLPQVPNLYNIYDNPKQAESRKDTVLYLMHYHHRISDKEYKAAKKINLEANLVKRSTKERQIGTDNSDSEYDSYVNFVKSELMNNKHFKNKNMSDVLQSGIKIYTNMDKNVQKTLQDRIDNGNYYKNDDQRVGSTILDSKTGGLVAISGGRNYKDVVDNNAATDAHLTGSSLKPFLAYGPAIENMQWATNHALQDESSYSIDGGTFQNYDGSGHGTVSAYDALRQSFNIPALKTWQQVNSDAGKNAVKNFASKVGLDYQSDLGPSDVLGGGASEFSPTQLASAFATIANGGTYNNAHSIQKVVTADDDTIEFDHTSHKAMKDYTAYMLAEMLTGTFKAYGSAYGHGVSGVTMGAKTGTSTYGTEVNQQYNLPDNAAKDVWINGFTPKYTMSIWMGFSEIKEGGTNSFLGHSEQEYPQYLYEDVMSDISSSNDGDFKKPDSVNGSSADDLSVSGHPDNNTTNRKVYGSSGSSDSSSSSSSNSSSSNSSDSSSNSSNSSNSTTTNNSTTSNGNTTGSTATQGANSVGSKLSSLFHLNSIFNFDKAS